A window of the Miscanthus floridulus cultivar M001 chromosome 14, ASM1932011v1, whole genome shotgun sequence genome harbors these coding sequences:
- the LOC136504823 gene encoding phosphatidylinositol 4-phosphate 5-kinase 1-like, with protein MRRVAPAMIAAGSAGGEETAEGAVVEKTLLNGDIYRGGFSGGSPHGKGKYVWADGCMYEGEWRRGKASGKGRFSWPSGATFEGDFRSGRIEGQGVFVGPDGATYRGSWVADRRHGVGAKSYANGDYYEGQWRRNFQDGHGRYVWANGNQYVGEWRAGVLSGRGVLIWANGSRYDGVWENGVPKGTGVFTWPDGSRYVGSWPGSCVDLPAISGTFFAPVGAGAAGLVRKRSSVEGVGEKATPRICIWESEGEAGDITCDIVDALEASVLYKEAATVAGGTTYMRALPQRNTRRAASGVPRWASSAATTPESKRPGQTISKGHKNYELMLQLQLGIRHSVGKSSAVPMRALEQGDFDPGKKFWTRFPPEGSKVTLPHSTAEFRWKDYCPMVFRHLRKLFAVDTADYMLAICGNDALRELSSPGKSGSFFYLTQDDRFMIKTVKKSEVKLLIRMLNSYYNHVNRYKNSLITRFYGVHCVKPLNGQKVRFIVMGNLFCSEYQIHRRFDLKGSSYGRTADKFEDEIDETTTLKDLDLNFVFRLQRSWYTDLHEQLRRDCDFLESEGIMDYSFLVGVHFCDDISASKMGSSTFTASPKLLTKSESFQGGGTPELCFSDDDFDLIPDCRRKPLIRLGAHMPARAEQASRRSEFDPLLLTGVGFLYPNQTGEVHDVILFFGIIDILQDYSLRKWAEHAYKSLQTDPNSISAVDPKLYSKRFQDFIGRIFVEDG; from the exons ATGAGGCGGGTGGCGCCGGCGATGATCGCCGCCGGCAGCGCTGGCGGCGAGGAGACGGCGGAGGGTGCGGTGGTGGAGAAGACGCTGCTCAACGGGGACATCTACCGCGGCGGGTTCTCCGGCGGCTCGCCGCACGGGAAGGGCAAGTACGTGTGGGCGGACGGCTGCATGTACGAGGGGGAGTGGCGGCGGGGCAAGGCGTCCGGGAAGGGCCGCTTCTCGTGGCCGTCGGGCGCCACGTTCGAGGGGGACTTCCGCAGCGGCCGGATCGAGGGCCAGGGCGTGTTCGTCGGCCCCGACGGCGCCACGTACCGCGGCTCGTGGGTGGCGGACCGGCGCCACGGCGTGGGCGCCAAGAGCTACGCCAACGGGGACTACTACGAGGGCCAATGGCGGCGCAACTTCCAGGACGGCCACGGGCGGTACGTCTGGGCCAACGGCAACCAGTACGTCGGGGAGTGGCGCGCCGGGGTGCTCTCCGGCCGCGGCGTGCTGATCTGGGCCAATGGCAGCCGCTACGACGGGGTCTGGGAGAATGGCGTGCCCAAGGGGACCGGGGTCTTCACGTGGCCCGACGGCAGCCGGTACGTAGGTTCCTGGCCTGGAAGCTGCGTCGACTTGCCGGCTATAAGCGGCACGTTCTTCGCGCCGGTTGGCGCTGGGGCTGCTGGTCTTGTGAGGAAGAGGTCCTCCGTGGAGGGTGTGGGGGAGAAGGCTACCCCGCGGATCTGCATCTGGGAGTCGGAGGGCGAGGCCGGAGACATTACCTGCGACATCGTTGACGCGCTCGAGGCGTCCGTGCTCTACAAGGAGGCTGCCACTGTCGCGGGAGGAACAACGTACATGCGAGCACTGCCCCAGAGGAATACCCGGCGAGCAGCCAGCGGAGTCCCACGCTGGGCGTCGTCGGCGGCCACCACGCCGGAGAGTAAGCGACCCGGGCAGACCATCTCCAAGGGACACAAGAACTACGAGCTCATGCTGCAGCTGCAACTGGGTATCAG GCATTCCGTGGGAAAGTCTTCGGCTGTGCCGATGCGAGCACTGGAACAGGGCGATTTTGACCCAGGGAAGAAGTTCTGGACACGGTTCCCACCAGAGGGTTCGAAGGTCACACTACCACATTCAACTGCGGAGTTCCGGTGGAAGGACTACTGCCCCATGGTGTTCAG GCATTTGAGGAAGTTGTTTGCTGTTGATACAGCGGATTACATGCTTGCGATCTGTGGCAATGATGCTCTGAGGGAGCTGTCTTCACCCGGGAAAAGCGGGAGCTTCTTTTATCTTACCCAAGATGACCGATTCATGATTAAGACAGTGAAGAAATCAGAAGTCAAG CTGCTAATTCGAATGTTAAATAGCTACTACAATCATGTCAATCGATACAAGAACTCATTAATCACGAGGTTCTATGGTGTACACTGTGTGAAGCCCCTTAATGGACAAAAG GTCCGATTCATTGTCATGGGTAATCTGTTCTGTTCAGAATACCAGATTCATCGCCGTTTTGATTTGAAAGGTTCATCCTATGGACGAACAGCAGACAAGTTTGAAGATGAAATTGATGAGACAACTACACTCAAGGACTTGGACCTCAATTTTGTCTTCCGGTTGCAACGATCTTGGTACACCGATCTCCATGA ACAATTGAGACGAGACTGCGATTTTTTGGAATCAGAAGGGATTATGGATTACAGTTTCTTGGTAGGAGTTCACTTTTGTGATGACATCTCTGCCTCAAAGATGGGATCGTCTACTTTTACTGCTTCTCCAA AGCTTTTAACAAAGAGTGAGTCATTTCAAGGTGGTGGCACGCCAGAGCTCTGCTTCTCAGATGATGATTTTGATCTGATACCTGATTGCCGTCG GAAACCTTTGATTAGACTGGGTGCACACATGCCAGCCCGGGCAGAGCAAGCATCCAGAAGGAGCGAATTCGACCCGCTTCTCCTAACAGGCGTGGGGTTCCTATACCCAAACCAGACCGGCGAAGTGCACGACGTGATTCTCTTTTTCGGGATAATCGACATCCTCCAGGATTACAGCTTAAGAAAGTGGGCCGAGCATGCTTACAAGTCATTACAGACAGATCCCAACTCAATCTCTGCCGTGGACCCGAAGCTCTACTCGAAGAGGTTTCAAGATTTCATCGGCAGAATTTTTGTGGAAGATGGCTAA